From a single Rutidosis leptorrhynchoides isolate AG116_Rl617_1_P2 chromosome 5, CSIRO_AGI_Rlap_v1, whole genome shotgun sequence genomic region:
- the LOC139847731 gene encoding zinc-finger homeodomain protein 2-like translates to MEYDEHEEEVGIQLPPVSYDAGSMRDVRKTSTSGGFRTRYRECLKNHAVGIGGHAVDGCGEFMAAGDEGTLDGLKCAACSCHRNFHRKEIEGQLRHQQQHQYLTAPPYYQQHRPTGYLHMTPAPSSLQQRPLALPSTSREDLDEISNPSSSGGGGGGVGGSKKRFRTKFTPDQKDRMLAFSETLGWRIQKQDEGAVQQFCAETGIKRHVLKVWMHNNKHTIGKKP, encoded by the coding sequence atggaGTATGATGAGCATGAAGAAGAGGTCGGAATTCAGCTCCCGCCGGTCAGCTATGATGCCGGTAGCATGCGAGACGTCAGAAAAACAAGTACCAGTGGAGGATTTAGAACTAGATATAGAGAATGTTTGAAAAACCACGCGGTAGGCATCGGCGGACATGCGGTTGATGGATGTGGTGAGTTTATGGCCGCCGGAGATGAAGGCACGTTAGACGGACTAAAATGTGCCGCTTGCAGCTGTCACCGTAACTTCCATCGGAAAGAAATTGAAGGTCAACTACGACATCAACAACAACACCAATATTTAACAGCACCGCCATACTACCAGCAGCACCGGCCGACCGGATACTTACACATGACACCAGCTCCGTCGTCACTTCAGCAGCGTCCGCTAGCTCTGCCGTCGACATCTCGTGAAGATCTGGACGAAATTTCAAACCCTAGCTCAagtggtggcggtggtggtggtgtCGGCGGTTCAAAAAAACGGTTTAGAACGAAATTCACACCGGATCAAAAGGACCGGATGTTAGCTTTTTCGGAAACGTTAGGTTGGAGGATACAGAAACAAGACGAAGGTGCCGTACAACAATTTTGTGCTGAAACTGGCATTAAACGTCACGTGCTTAAAGTTTGGATGCATAATAACAAGCATACTATCGGTAAGAAACCCTAG